The sequence GGACTTCGCGGAGTTCGAGCGGCTGCGCGAGCAGGTGCGCCCTTGGGTTCCCACAGGCGTCCCGCTCTGGCCAGGGACGGATTTCGGCCCCATGACGGCTTCCATTCAGGGAGAAGTGGGCCCGTTGTTGTTGGATCACCCGTGGATCCTGCTCATGAGACGGGAGTCGCTGGAGCACTTGCAGAAGGAGGGCTTGCAAGGGCTGAAGGGGTGCCGCACGGAGCTGCGCTTCCGCACGAAGAACCCACCCGAACTGCTGGAAATGGAGTTGCTGCCTCGGGGCAGATTCCATGCGGAGTGCCTGCCAGAACGGTCTCCTCCGTGCCCCAAGTGCGAGCGAGTGAGCCTCCAGCATCCCAAAGAGCCCGTGCTTGATGCGGCCACGCTCCCGAAGGACG comes from Hyalangium minutum and encodes:
- a CDS encoding double-CXXCG motif protein: MRFYWLQDVASRRYSATHTDGHKWCLPGASCPVCQRSGGTSASAFPSVDLSHLPPREQKKYSARLEEDFAEFERLREQVRPWVPTGVPLWPGTDFGPMTASIQGEVGPLLLDHPWILLMRRESLEHLQKEGLQGLKGCRTELRFRTKNPPELLEMELLPRGRFHAECLPERSPPCPKCERVSLQHPKEPVLDAATLPKDVDVFRLEDSAGMILGTERFVDAVRHLGYSDDLLFRELPVRAASPY